In Halichondria panicea chromosome 13, odHalPani1.1, whole genome shotgun sequence, one genomic interval encodes:
- the LOC135346306 gene encoding myotubularin-related protein 14-like isoform X2, which translates to MAEEAVESSSSFESSGDSTVTNECLQELLDVFVTTVYKAKTTDRRYEIIQKRCLHFFGRDYRLEIIDNKQGQLCGHYPSEIIIAVGHLNTEHNNNDDPSVNEVKEIKELMTTAKLARCRSRFVLPVILFENKNICRSATLSTTVELYGRSGVEWIFTGGKEDTVGGEDRQKSASTTPGGPTLNDPENSETEWALLSKVRGQDVRLMKALNVSLICDLMVEKKKLKFGVYVSSSEKVDKWARYSDFEIASMPYPGCEFFKDYKNNGYNPVSLQFDWKQSYIDAELCVPEIMKVAIPQPCISYQSWDLVLITQNYFKMLLKHLLECEGGLLVHCISGWDRTPLFVSWLRLSLWADGCIHNSLCAAEMLYLTLAYDWLMCGHQLKERHEKGEEVMYFCFDFLKYIVTEEFSIHGKPRSSKIPHNSTRALNGSTALTNSQEETTTTGKRLLSPLAFDDSVSTDELLSSSSSNSHPLSEENSRARHVRGEAAGVCSSSHTSSNSRSGASCRLLRAQRLSEVRQLFFRVYRAAIPEVTDPPPAGNTLAGITGFFSRLAGSLNPNPAAV; encoded by the exons ATGGCTGAAGAAGCAGTAGAGTCTTCCAGCTCTTTTGAGAGCTCTGGTGATAGTACAGTAACTAATGAGTGTCTACAGGAGCTTTTGGATGTGTTTGTCACTACTGTGTACAAGGCAAAGACTACAGATAGACGG TATGAGATCATACAGAAGAGATGTCTCCATTTCTTTGGCAGGGACTACAGGCTAGAG ATAATCGACAACAAGCAAGGGCAGCTTTGTGGACACTACCCATCAGAGATCATTATCGCAGTGGGTCACCTCAACACAGAGCACAACAACAATGATGACCC CTCTGTGAATGAAGTGAAGGAGATCAAAGAGCTAATGACCACAGCAAAGCTTGCTCGATGTCGCTCAAGATTTGTACTACCTGTTATCCTGTTTGAGAACAAG AATATCTGTCGCTCTGCCACTCTGTCGACAACTGTGGAGCTGTATGGGAGATCAGGTGTGGAGTGGATCTTCACGGGGGGTAAGGAGGacactgtggggggtgaggACAGGCAAAAGTCCGCTAGTACAACACCGGGGGGCCCAACTCTCAATGATCCTGAAAACAGTGAAAC TGAGTGGGCATTACTGAGCAAGGTGAGAGGTCAAGATGTCCGACTCATGAAGGCTCTCAATGTCTCTCTCATCTGTGACCTCATGGTGGAGAAAAAGAAACTCAAGTTTGGAGTCTA TGTGTCTTCCTCTGAGAAAGTGGACAAGTGGGCAAGATACTCTGACTTTGAGATAGCTTCCATGCCTTACCCTG GCTGTGAGTTCTTTAAGGACTACAAAAACAATGGATACAATCCTGTCTCTCTGCAATTTGACTGGAAACAG AGCTATATTGATGCTGAGCTCTGTGTACCGGAGATCATGAAAGTGGCCATTCCTCAGCCTTGTATCTCGTATCAG AGCTGGGACTTGGTGCTCATCACACAGAACTATTTCAAGATGTTGTTGAAGCACTTATTGGAAT GTGAGGGTGGTCTGCTGGTTCACTGTATCTCTGGTTGGGATAGAACTCCACTCTTTGTCTCATGGCTCAGATTATCACTATGGGCG GATGGTTGTATCCACAACAGTCTGTGTGCGGCAGAGATGCTCTACCTCACGCTAGCCTATGATTGGCTCATGTGCGG GCATCAATTGAAAGAGAGGCATGAAAAGGGAGAAGAA GTGATGTACTTCTGTTTTGACTTCCTCAAGTACATAGTCACTGAGGAGTTCTCAATTCATGGGAAACCAAGAAG TTCTAAGATACCTCACAACAGCACTAGAGCTCTGAATGGTTCCACTGCCCTCACTAACAGTCAGGAAGAGACCACAACAACAGGGAAACGCCTACTCAGCCCTTTAGCTTTTG ATGACAGTGTGTCCACTGATGAATTGCTGTCGAGCAGTTCCTCTAACTCCCACCCCCTCTCCGAAGAGAACAG TAGGGCAAGACATGTGAGGGGGGAGGCTGCTGGTGTGTGTAGTTCAAGCCATACGTCTTCAAATTCAAG GTCCGGGGCCAGCTGCAGGTTGTTACGTGCCCAGAGGCTGAGTGAGGTCAGACAGCTGTTCTTTAGAGTGTACAGAGCGGCTATACCAGAGGTCACGGACCCACCTCCTGCAGGGAATACCCTAGCTGGTATCACCGGGTTCTTCTCAAGACTCGCCGGATCACTGAACCCTAACCCAGCTGCCGTGTGA
- the LOC135346306 gene encoding myotubularin-related protein 14-like isoform X1, with the protein MAEEAVESSSSFESSGDSTVTNECLQELLDVFVTTVYKAKTTDRRYEIIQKRCLHFFGRDYRLEIIDNKQGQLCGHYPSEIIIAVGHLNTEHNNNDDPSSVNEVKEIKELMTTAKLARCRSRFVLPVILFENKNICRSATLSTTVELYGRSGVEWIFTGGKEDTVGGEDRQKSASTTPGGPTLNDPENSETEWALLSKVRGQDVRLMKALNVSLICDLMVEKKKLKFGVYVSSSEKVDKWARYSDFEIASMPYPGCEFFKDYKNNGYNPVSLQFDWKQSYIDAELCVPEIMKVAIPQPCISYQSWDLVLITQNYFKMLLKHLLECEGGLLVHCISGWDRTPLFVSWLRLSLWADGCIHNSLCAAEMLYLTLAYDWLMCGHQLKERHEKGEEVMYFCFDFLKYIVTEEFSIHGKPRSSKIPHNSTRALNGSTALTNSQEETTTTGKRLLSPLAFDDSVSTDELLSSSSSNSHPLSEENSRARHVRGEAAGVCSSSHTSSNSRSGASCRLLRAQRLSEVRQLFFRVYRAAIPEVTDPPPAGNTLAGITGFFSRLAGSLNPNPAAV; encoded by the exons ATGGCTGAAGAAGCAGTAGAGTCTTCCAGCTCTTTTGAGAGCTCTGGTGATAGTACAGTAACTAATGAGTGTCTACAGGAGCTTTTGGATGTGTTTGTCACTACTGTGTACAAGGCAAAGACTACAGATAGACGG TATGAGATCATACAGAAGAGATGTCTCCATTTCTTTGGCAGGGACTACAGGCTAGAG ATAATCGACAACAAGCAAGGGCAGCTTTGTGGACACTACCCATCAGAGATCATTATCGCAGTGGGTCACCTCAACACAGAGCACAACAACAATGATGACCC TAGCTCTGTGAATGAAGTGAAGGAGATCAAAGAGCTAATGACCACAGCAAAGCTTGCTCGATGTCGCTCAAGATTTGTACTACCTGTTATCCTGTTTGAGAACAAG AATATCTGTCGCTCTGCCACTCTGTCGACAACTGTGGAGCTGTATGGGAGATCAGGTGTGGAGTGGATCTTCACGGGGGGTAAGGAGGacactgtggggggtgaggACAGGCAAAAGTCCGCTAGTACAACACCGGGGGGCCCAACTCTCAATGATCCTGAAAACAGTGAAAC TGAGTGGGCATTACTGAGCAAGGTGAGAGGTCAAGATGTCCGACTCATGAAGGCTCTCAATGTCTCTCTCATCTGTGACCTCATGGTGGAGAAAAAGAAACTCAAGTTTGGAGTCTA TGTGTCTTCCTCTGAGAAAGTGGACAAGTGGGCAAGATACTCTGACTTTGAGATAGCTTCCATGCCTTACCCTG GCTGTGAGTTCTTTAAGGACTACAAAAACAATGGATACAATCCTGTCTCTCTGCAATTTGACTGGAAACAG AGCTATATTGATGCTGAGCTCTGTGTACCGGAGATCATGAAAGTGGCCATTCCTCAGCCTTGTATCTCGTATCAG AGCTGGGACTTGGTGCTCATCACACAGAACTATTTCAAGATGTTGTTGAAGCACTTATTGGAAT GTGAGGGTGGTCTGCTGGTTCACTGTATCTCTGGTTGGGATAGAACTCCACTCTTTGTCTCATGGCTCAGATTATCACTATGGGCG GATGGTTGTATCCACAACAGTCTGTGTGCGGCAGAGATGCTCTACCTCACGCTAGCCTATGATTGGCTCATGTGCGG GCATCAATTGAAAGAGAGGCATGAAAAGGGAGAAGAA GTGATGTACTTCTGTTTTGACTTCCTCAAGTACATAGTCACTGAGGAGTTCTCAATTCATGGGAAACCAAGAAG TTCTAAGATACCTCACAACAGCACTAGAGCTCTGAATGGTTCCACTGCCCTCACTAACAGTCAGGAAGAGACCACAACAACAGGGAAACGCCTACTCAGCCCTTTAGCTTTTG ATGACAGTGTGTCCACTGATGAATTGCTGTCGAGCAGTTCCTCTAACTCCCACCCCCTCTCCGAAGAGAACAG TAGGGCAAGACATGTGAGGGGGGAGGCTGCTGGTGTGTGTAGTTCAAGCCATACGTCTTCAAATTCAAG GTCCGGGGCCAGCTGCAGGTTGTTACGTGCCCAGAGGCTGAGTGAGGTCAGACAGCTGTTCTTTAGAGTGTACAGAGCGGCTATACCAGAGGTCACGGACCCACCTCCTGCAGGGAATACCCTAGCTGGTATCACCGGGTTCTTCTCAAGACTCGCCGGATCACTGAACCCTAACCCAGCTGCCGTGTGA
- the LOC135346306 gene encoding myotubularin-related protein 14-like isoform X3, translated as MAEEAVESSSSFESSGDSTVTNECLQELLDVFVTTVYKAKTTDRRYEIIQKRCLHFFGRDYRLEIIDNKQGQLCGHYPSEIIIAVGHLNTEHNNNDDPSSVNEVKEIKELMTTAKLARCRSRFVLPVILFENKNICRSATLSTTVELYGRSGVEWIFTGGKEDTVGGEDRQKSASTTPGGPTLNDPENSETEWALLSKVRGQDVRLMKALNVSLICDLMVEKKKLKFGVYVSSSEKVDKWARYSDFEIASMPYPGCEFFKDYKNNGYNPVSLQFDWKQSYIDAELCVPEIMKVAIPQPCISYQSWDLVLITQNYFKMLLKHLLECEGGLLVHCISGWDRTPLFVSWLRLSLWADGCIHNSLCAAEMLYLTLAYDWLMCGHQLKERHEKGEEVMYFCFDFLKYIVTEEFSIHGKPRSSKIPHNSTRALNGSTALTNSQEETTTTGKRLLSPLAFDDSVSTDELLSSSSSNSHPLSEENRARHVRGEAAGVCSSSHTSSNSRSGASCRLLRAQRLSEVRQLFFRVYRAAIPEVTDPPPAGNTLAGITGFFSRLAGSLNPNPAAV; from the exons ATGGCTGAAGAAGCAGTAGAGTCTTCCAGCTCTTTTGAGAGCTCTGGTGATAGTACAGTAACTAATGAGTGTCTACAGGAGCTTTTGGATGTGTTTGTCACTACTGTGTACAAGGCAAAGACTACAGATAGACGG TATGAGATCATACAGAAGAGATGTCTCCATTTCTTTGGCAGGGACTACAGGCTAGAG ATAATCGACAACAAGCAAGGGCAGCTTTGTGGACACTACCCATCAGAGATCATTATCGCAGTGGGTCACCTCAACACAGAGCACAACAACAATGATGACCC TAGCTCTGTGAATGAAGTGAAGGAGATCAAAGAGCTAATGACCACAGCAAAGCTTGCTCGATGTCGCTCAAGATTTGTACTACCTGTTATCCTGTTTGAGAACAAG AATATCTGTCGCTCTGCCACTCTGTCGACAACTGTGGAGCTGTATGGGAGATCAGGTGTGGAGTGGATCTTCACGGGGGGTAAGGAGGacactgtggggggtgaggACAGGCAAAAGTCCGCTAGTACAACACCGGGGGGCCCAACTCTCAATGATCCTGAAAACAGTGAAAC TGAGTGGGCATTACTGAGCAAGGTGAGAGGTCAAGATGTCCGACTCATGAAGGCTCTCAATGTCTCTCTCATCTGTGACCTCATGGTGGAGAAAAAGAAACTCAAGTTTGGAGTCTA TGTGTCTTCCTCTGAGAAAGTGGACAAGTGGGCAAGATACTCTGACTTTGAGATAGCTTCCATGCCTTACCCTG GCTGTGAGTTCTTTAAGGACTACAAAAACAATGGATACAATCCTGTCTCTCTGCAATTTGACTGGAAACAG AGCTATATTGATGCTGAGCTCTGTGTACCGGAGATCATGAAAGTGGCCATTCCTCAGCCTTGTATCTCGTATCAG AGCTGGGACTTGGTGCTCATCACACAGAACTATTTCAAGATGTTGTTGAAGCACTTATTGGAAT GTGAGGGTGGTCTGCTGGTTCACTGTATCTCTGGTTGGGATAGAACTCCACTCTTTGTCTCATGGCTCAGATTATCACTATGGGCG GATGGTTGTATCCACAACAGTCTGTGTGCGGCAGAGATGCTCTACCTCACGCTAGCCTATGATTGGCTCATGTGCGG GCATCAATTGAAAGAGAGGCATGAAAAGGGAGAAGAA GTGATGTACTTCTGTTTTGACTTCCTCAAGTACATAGTCACTGAGGAGTTCTCAATTCATGGGAAACCAAGAAG TTCTAAGATACCTCACAACAGCACTAGAGCTCTGAATGGTTCCACTGCCCTCACTAACAGTCAGGAAGAGACCACAACAACAGGGAAACGCCTACTCAGCCCTTTAGCTTTTG ATGACAGTGTGTCCACTGATGAATTGCTGTCGAGCAGTTCCTCTAACTCCCACCCCCTCTCCGAAGAGAACAG GGCAAGACATGTGAGGGGGGAGGCTGCTGGTGTGTGTAGTTCAAGCCATACGTCTTCAAATTCAAG GTCCGGGGCCAGCTGCAGGTTGTTACGTGCCCAGAGGCTGAGTGAGGTCAGACAGCTGTTCTTTAGAGTGTACAGAGCGGCTATACCAGAGGTCACGGACCCACCTCCTGCAGGGAATACCCTAGCTGGTATCACCGGGTTCTTCTCAAGACTCGCCGGATCACTGAACCCTAACCCAGCTGCCGTGTGA
- the LOC135346314 gene encoding mediator of RNA polymerase II transcription subunit 20-like: MGVSCVVHWKPSEGRNPTQRLELLQSRIETLGGKSLGTWIVDCETLQSSPALGGGGPQKLVHMLHSSEYPLTTFAVLDSNKCLVAENTLDTIFLHLRQFYAQRKGHKVDVKGVHYDLNDKYIVKVGSVVIGSSNKGIIVETEDKHSSESSCWEPLSDFVRGLLQNSAPITSPSFPPRPYATADTMIYYANVFTELRKVGPIIK, translated from the exons ATGGGAGTTAGCTG CGTTGTTCACTGGAAGCCCTCTGAAGGGAGGAATCCCACTCAGCGGTTAGAGCTTCTCCAGTCCAGGATCGAGACCCTAGGTGGCAAGTCTCTGGGTACGTGGATTGTCGATTGTGAGACACTGCAATCTTCCCCTGCTCTAG GTGGAGGAGGTCCACAGAAACTAGTCCACATGCTTCACAGCTCCGAGTATCCATTGACAACATTTGCAGTGCTCGACTCTAACAAGTGTCTAGTGGCCGAGAACACTTTAGACACCATCTTCCTCCATCTGAGGCAGTTCTATGCACAGCGTAAGGGGCACAAGGTCGACGTGAAGGGAGTCCATTATGACCTCAATGATAAGTACATTGTCAAGGTCGGCTCTGTTGTCATCGGCTCCTCCAATAAGGGAATAATTGTAGAG ACTGAGGACAAGCACAGTAGTGAGTCATCGTGTTGGGAGCCACTCTCTGACTTTGTGAGGGGGTTGTTACAGAATTCTGCTCCCATAACCTCCCCTTCATTTCCCCCCCGACCCTACGCCACAGCAGACACCATGATCTACTATGCCAATGTGTTCACTGAACTCAGGAAAGTTGGACCTATAATCAAATGA
- the LOC135346304 gene encoding histidine ammonia-lyase-like, which yields MRIFAKLLIDGKETPSYVIPCKLLSSTVADLKQSILDRQSEKSQSEKRHDSSELKLTLAGSEAVLSDQDLVQDVLQDGDVVQLRAGCGGCVHVMDSTVLPSYGLSLCQALSNVNKAEWIELDGNSLSIESLIKIGKGELRVKLSKEAIDAVNKARQHVDHIVKEHKVVYGVTTGFGKFARVVVEGDKLVELQESLIRSHAAGVGPPLRPEQTRRLLTLRINVLAKGFSGIRLETVEHLINALNASCLSYIPEKGTVGASGDLAPLSHLALGMMGEGYMWSPTTGWGLAKDVLHAHNLQPFTLAPKEGLSLINGTQFITAIGAEAIFRAEQITRQADIIAALSLEVLQGTPRAFDAAIHASRPHPGQQKVASRLRALLDSNIHPSEIRLSHKNCARVQDPYTMRCIPQVHGVVNDTIQFVKGILTTEMNSALDNPMVLADREETISGGNFHGEYPAKAMDYLAIGVHELASMSERRQERLLNPAYSEMPAFLVNEGGLNSGFMIAHCTSAALVSENKVLTHPSSVDSISTSAGTEDHVSMGGFAARKALTVVEHVEQVMAIELLAACQGLEFHRPKKTTKPLEEVHKLVRSVVRPWDKDRFFAPDINAVTQLLKEGKVWDVTRVYIEKYQAELSEHI from the exons ATGCGTATCTTTGCCAAATTGTTGATTGATGGCAAAGAGACTCCAAGTTATGTAATACCGTGCAAGCTACTCAGCTCAACCGTAGCCGACCTCAAGCAGAGCATTCTTGATAGACAGTCAGAGAAAAGCCAGTCAGAGAAAAGGCATGATTCATCAGAGCTTAAACTAACTCTTGCTGGAAGTGAGGCTGTTCTATCAGACCAAGACCTGGTTCAAGATGTCCTTCAAGATGGAGATGTTGTGCAACTCA GAGCTGGCTGTGGTGGTTGTGTGCACGTAATGGACTCTACTGTTTTACCATCGTATGGACT GTCGCTATGCCAAGCTCtatccaatgtcaacaaaGCTGAG tgGATAGAACTGGATGGGAACAGTCTGTCCATTGAAAGCCTTATCAAAATTGGGAAGGGTGAACTTCGTGTTAAG CTTTCCAAGGAAGCCATTGATGCTGTCAACAAAGCAAGACAACACGTAGACCATATTGTTAAGGAGCACAAAG TTGTGTATGGCGTGACAACTGGGTTCGGGAAGTTTGCTCGAGTGGTAGTGGAGGGAGACAAACTAGT AGAGTTACAAGAGAGTTTGATCAGATCTCATGCAGCTGGTGTTGGTCCTCCCCTACGCCCAGAGCAGACTAGGAGACTGCTCACCCTCAGAATCAATGTGCTGGCCAAGGGGTTCAG TGGGATCAGACTAGAGACAGTTGAACATCTCATCAATGCTCTCAATG CCTCTTGTCTCTCGTACATCCCTGAGAAAGGCACGGTGGGTGCTAGCGGTGACCTTGCCCCACTCTCACACCTGGCCCTGGGCATGATGGGGGAGGGCTACATGTGGAGCCCAACCACTGGCTGGGGACTCGCCAAAGATGTACTACACGCACACAATCTACAACCTTTTACACTAGCTCCAAAAGAA GGTCTCTCCCTCATCAATGGGACCCAGTTCATCACAGCAATTGGAGCGGAGGCCATCTTCAGAGCTGAACAGATCACGCGGCAAGCTGACATCATAGCTGCCCTCTCACTGGAAGTGCTTCAAGGCAcaccacgagcctttgatgcaGCCATCCATGCCAGTCGGCCCCACCCAGGACAACAGAAGGTGGCCTCAAGACTCAGGGCTCTACTGGACTCCAATATACATCCTTCAGAGATCAGAC TGAGCCACAAGAACTGCGCTCGTGTTCAAGACCCCTACACGATGCGTTGCATCCCTCAAGTCCACGGGGTGGTCAACGACACCATTCAGTTTGTCAAGGGCATTCTCACCACAGAGATGAACAGTGCACTGGATAACCCC ATGGTGCTGGCAGACAGAGAAGAAACCATTTCTGGAGGAAACTTCCATGGAGAGTACCCTGCCAAG GCAATGGACTACCTTGCGATTGGTGTCCATGAGCTGGCTAGCATGAGTGAGAGGAGACAGGAGAGACTCCTCAACCCAG CGTACAGCGAGATGCCTGCCTTCCTGGTGAATGAGGGTGGCCTCAACTCTGGGTTTATGATTGCTCACTGCACCTCTGCTGCTCTTG tctCAGAGAACAAGGTCCTCACTCATCCCTCATCTGTGGACTCCATCTCCACCTCAGCCGGGACAGAGGACCATGTCTCCATGGGAGGGTTTGCAGCACGGAAGGCTCTCACAGTGGTAGAGCATGTGGAGCAAGTAATGGCCATTGAGTTGCTGGCTGCCTGCCAGGGACTGGAATTCCATAGACCTAAAAAGACCACCAAACCTCTGGAGGAGGTGCACAAGCTTGTGAGGTCTGTGGTAAG GCCTTGGGACAAGGATCGGTTCTTTGCCCCTGACATTAATGCTGTGACACAGCTACTCAAGGAAGGAAAG gTATGGGATGTTACAAGGGTCTACATTGAAAAGTACCAGGCCGAGCTCTCAGAGCATATATAG
- the LOC135346303 gene encoding urocanate hydratase-like — MATLTELCGGLPLDPLPPLRPRDPSIPHAPTRTPNLSTDEKKLALTNALRYFPPHLHEVLALEFARELKEYGHIYMYRLRPVLEMKAYPIHEYPAKCRQAAGMMHMIMNNLDPRVAQFPEELVTYGGNGQVFSNWAQFWLMMYYLSVMEEDQTCVLYSGHPMGLFPSHSLAPRCVISNGMVIPNYSSREEYEKGFALGVTMYGQMTAGSYCYIGPQGIVHGTTLTVLNACRKYLSSNDLTGKVFLTSGLGGMSGAQAKASVIAGCIGVIAEVNPVALMKRYNQGWLMEWTDDLDACIDRIRRARRECQPLSLGFLGNIVLLWERVLIEYERTGELLVELGSDQTSLHNPFGGGYYPVQLSFEEANDSMENDSDRFRELVQKSLVRQVRAINKLAEAGLHFWDYGNAFLLEASRAGAAVEKAGAPAGVFSFPSYVQHIMGDIFSLGFGPFRWVCTSGLPNDLDITDQLALQALETIMNKGVSDLVRVQYQDNCHWIREASKHQLVVGSQARILYSNDEGRIAISLAFNNAVASGRLKGPVIISRDHHDVSGTDSPFRETSNIEDGSKFCADMAIQNVIGDACRGATWVAIHNGGGVGWGEVINGGFGLMLDGTEEAAEKAKMMLLWDVMNGISRRSWSGHPLAKEVICAAMATEPKLNVTVPHEVKDTEILNRALQ, encoded by the exons ATGGCTACCCTTACAGAGCTGTGTGGTGGACTGCCATTGGATCCACTCCCTCCCCTCAGACCCAGAGATCCCAGTATTCCTCATGCTCCCACTAGAACACCAAATCTATCAACTGATGAAAAAAAA CTTGCCCTGACTAATGCCCTCCGCTACTTCCCTCCCCACCTCCATGAGGTGTTGGCGCTCGAGTTTGCACGAGAGTTGAAGGAGTATGGTCATATCTATATGTATCGTCTCCGACCCGTGCTGGAGATGAAGGCGTATCCAATCCACGAGTACCCGGCAAAGTGCCGCCAAGCAGCTGGGATGATGCACATGATCATGAATAACCTGGATCCTCGTGTGGCTCAG TTTCCAGAAGAGTTGGTGACGTATGGAGGTAATGGTCAGGTGTTCTCCAACTGGGCCCAGTTCTGGCTGATGATGTACTACTTGTCTGTGATGGAGGAGGACCAGACCTGTGTGCTCTACTCTGGCCATCCTATGGGACTCTTCCCCTCACACTCTCTAGCCCCTCGCTGTGTCATCTCTAATGGAATG GTCATTCCAAACTACTCGTCCAGAGAAGAATATGAGAAAGGTTTTGCACTGGGAGTGACAAT GTATGGTCAGATGACAGCTGGGAGCTACTGTTACATAGGCCCTCAGGGGATCGTCCATGGAACTACA CTGACCGTACTGAATGCTTGTCGCAAGTACCTGAGCAGCAATGACCTGACAGGGAAGGTGTTCCTCACTTCAGGACTGGGGGGAATGAGTGGGGCCCAAGCCAAGGCCTCGGTCATTGCAGGCTGCATTGGAGTCATTGCTGAG GTAAACCCAGTTGCCCTGATGAAGCGTTACAATCAAGGCTGGCTCATGGAGTGGACTGATGACCTGGATGCATGTATTGACAGGATCAG GAGGGCAAGGAGAGAGTGTCAGCCACTGAGTCTGGGCTTCCTGGGAAACATCGTTCTCTTGTG ggAGAGGGTACTGATTGAGTACGAGCGTACAGGAGAGCTACTCGTGGAGTTGGGCTCTGATCAGACTAGTCTACACAACCCATTCGGGGGTGGCTACTATCCAGTACAGCTCAGCTTTGAAGAGGCTAATGACTCCATGGAGAATGACTCAGACAGATTCAGAGAGCTCGTGCAGAAGAG TTTGGTGCGACAGGTACGTGCCATCAACAAGCTGGCTGAAGCTGGGCTACACTTCTGGGACTATGGCAATGCATTCTTGCTGGAGGCCAGCAGAGCAG GAGCAGCTGTGGAGAAGGCAGGTGCCCCGGCCGGTGTATTCTCCTTCCCCTCCTATGTGCAGCACATCATGGG TGATATTTTCTCTCTTGGGTTTGGACCGTTTCGCTGGGTGTGTACATCTGGACTACCCAATGACCTGGACATCACTGACCAGCTGGCATTGCAAGCACTGGAGACCATCATGAACAAGGGAG TATCTGACTTAGTGAGGGTTCAGTATCAAGACAACTGTCACTGGATCAGAGAAGCATCCAAACATCAGCTG gtGGTTGGATCTCAGGCTCGAATCCTCTACTCTAATGATGAGGGAAGGATTGCCATCTCTCTAGCATTCAACAACGCAGTGGCCAGTGGTCGCCTCAAG GGACCAGTTATTATCAGTCGAGATCACCACGATGTGAGTGGTACGGACAG TCCATTCAGAGAGACTTCAAATATCGAGGATGGGTCCAAGTTCTGTGCAG ACATGGCAATACAGAATGTGATAGGGGATGCCTGCAGAGGAGCCACCTGGGTGGCCATTCACAATGGTGGTGGAGTGGGCTG GGGGGAGGTCATCAATGGCGGGTTTGGTCTCATGCTTGATGGTACAGAG GAAGCTGCTGAGAAGGCTAAAATGATGCTACTCTGGGACGTCATGAATGGA ATTTCTCGGAGGAGTTGGTCTGGCCACCCATTGGCTAAGGAGGTTATCTGTGCAGCCATGGCAACGGAGCCCAAGCTCAACGTGACTGTTCCCCACGAAGTCAAAGACACTGAAATATTGAACAGAGCTCTACAAtag